Below is a genomic region from Candidatus Saccharimonadia bacterium.
CGGCACCTTGCGAAACGCGTCAAAATCATCCACGAAGTCCAAATGCCGCGCCTGACGACCCGCTCGCCGCAGCGCCCAGGTGATGGCATTGGCCGTCATCACCTCACGCAACGTACCCACATGATACGTCCCCGACGGCGAGTGTCCGCTCGACACCACCAGCATGCCTTCGGGATGCGCCTGAGTCACCTTCTCGACCAGTTGGTCGAGCCAATCTTGAGCAGCAGCTTCCGGCATTAGGAAATCTTCTTGATCCGGTACACAATCGTGCCCGAGGGAACCTCCACTGATACTTCGTCCCCCGATTTGCGGCCCAGCAGTGCCTTGCCGATCGGCGACTGATCCGAGATGTAACCCTTGTCGGGGTTGGCCTCAGTGGAGCCCACAATCACATACTCCTGCTCACCCTCTTCCAGCTCCACATGCACCTTCGAACCCAGCGACACCGAAGCGTTGCCTTTGTTGGCGATCACCACCGCGTGCTTCAAGATGTGCTCAATTTCGGCAATCCGACCCTCTACGAAACTCTGTTCGTCACGAGCCGCATCGTACATCGCGTTTTCGCTCAAATCGCCGTCAGCCTTGGCCTCTTTGAGTCGGTCCGCAATCTCGCCGCGCTTGGCCGTCGTCAGCTGCAGGAGCTCATCCTTGAGCGCCT
It encodes:
- the greA gene encoding transcription elongation factor GreA, which encodes MTATKNEFYLTAQGLQALKDELLQLTTAKRGEIADRLKEAKADGDLSENAMYDAARDEQSFVEGRIAEIEHILKHAVVIANKGNASVSLGSKVHVELEEGEQEYVIVGSTEANPDKGYISDQSPIGKALLGRKSGDEVSVEVPSGTIVYRIKKIS